One segment of Strix aluco isolate bStrAlu1 chromosome 4, bStrAlu1.hap1, whole genome shotgun sequence DNA contains the following:
- the PLRG1 gene encoding pleiotropic regulator 1, whose amino-acid sequence MVEEVQKHSVHTLVFRSLKRTHDMFVADNAKPIPLDEESHKVKMAVKLRTEYGSVLHMPTLKENLREKGGPNTGDPYGHKQYSGNQGQELEYLITGTHPYPPGPGVALTADTKVQRMPSESAAQSLAVALPASQSRLDANRTAAGVGDIYRHAGISERSQPPGMSVAMVEAGGNKNSALMVKKAPTMPKPQWHPPWKLYRVISGHLGWVRCIAVEPGNQWFVTGSADRTIKIWDLASGKLKLSLTGHISTVRGVIVSARSPYLFSCGEDKQVKCWDLEYNKVIRHYHGHLSAVYGLDLHPTIDVLVTCSRDSTARIWDVRTKASVHTLSGHTNAVATVKCQAAEPQIITGSHDTTIRLWDLVAGKTRVTLTNHKKSVRAVVLHPRHYTFASGSPDNIKQWKFPDGNFIQNLSGHNAIINTLAVNSDGVLVSGADNGTMHLWDWRTGYNFQRVHAAVQPGSLDSESGIFACVFDQSESRLLTAEADKTIKVYKEDDTATEETHPVSWKPEIIKRKRF is encoded by the exons ATGGTGGAG gAAGTCCAGAAGCATTCTGTGCACACACTTGTGTTCAGATCTTTGAAGAGAACCCATGATATGTTTGTAGCTGATAATGCCAAGCCTATCCCATTAGATGAAGAAAG TCACAAAGTAAAGATGGCAGTCAAGCTGCGTACAGAGTACGGCTCAGTGTTACACATGCCTACTCTTAAAGAAAACTTGAGGGAGAAAGGAGGCCCAAACACAGGGGATCCTTACGGACACAAACAGTATTCTGGAAATCAAG GACAAGAACTTGAGTATTTGATAACTGGTACACATCCATACCCACCTGGACCTG gtgTGGCTCTGACAGCAGATACTAAGGTCCAGAGGATGCCTAGTGAATCTGCAGCGCAGTCCTTAGCCGTAGCACTTCCTGCTTCTCAGTCCAG GTTGGATGCAAATCGGACAGCTGCTGGTGTGGGTGATATTTACAGGCATGCTGGAATATCTGAGCGTTCGCAGCCTCCTGGGATGTCAGTG GCCATGGTGGAAGCTGGTGGAAACAAAAATTCTGCGTTAATGGTGAAGAAGGCCCCGACCATGCCCAAACCTCAGTGGCATCCACCTTGGAAACTATACAGA GTTATCAGTGGTCACCTGGGCTGGGTGAGATGTATTGCAGTAGAACCAGGAAATCAGTGGTTTGTTACTGGCTCTGCTGACAGAACCATAAAG ATTTGGGACCTTGCTAGTGGCAAATTGAAATTGTCTTTGACGGGACACATCAGTACTGTACGAGGGGTGATAGTAAGTGCAAGAAGTCCATACCTCTTTTCTTGTGGAGAAGACAAACAAGTGAAATGCTGGGATCTTGAATACAATAAG GTTATCAGACATTACCACGGTCATCTAAGTGCTGTCTATGGTTTAGACTTGCATCCAACAATAGACGTACTGGTAACATGTAGCAGAGATTCAACAGCACGA ATTTGGGATGTAAGGACGAAAGCCAGTGTGCACACACTATCAGGACACACAAATGCAGTAGCGACTGTGAAGTGCCAAGCTGCAGAACCACAAATTATTACAG gCAGTCATGATACTACCATACGGCTCTGGGATTTAGTGGCAGGAAAAACTCGTGTTACTTTAACAAATCACAAGAAATCTGTAAGAGCAGTAGTGCTACATCCAAGACA ttacaCATTTGCATCTGGTTCTCCAGATAATATCAAGCAGTGGAAATTCCCAGATGGAAACTTTATTCAGAACCTCTCTGGTCACAATGCTATTATCAACACACTGGCTGTAAATTCTGATGGTGTTTTGGTCTCAGGAG CTGATAATGGTACAATGCATCTTTGGGACTGGAGAACTGGATACAATTTCCAGAGAGTACATGCAGCTGTACAGCCAGGCTCTTTGGACAGTGAATCGGGAATATTTGCTTGTGTTTTTGACCAGTCAGAAAGCAGATTGCTAACTGCTGAAGCTGATAAAACCATAAAAGTATACAAAGAAGATGATACTGCG actGAAGAAACTCATCCTGTCAGCTGGAAACCAGAAATTATCAAGAGAAAGCGATTTTAG